CCACCATAACTCACAAAAGGCAGAGTGATACCCTTCGACGGCAAAAGGCCCACTGCTGTTCCCATATTTATTATTGATTGATAAGCAATGCTTATCCCTATACCCAGACATACATAGCGAGCAAAATCATCTTTAACCCGCAAAGCTATATGAAAGATAGAAAAAATCAAGCAAAAAATAGCTGCAGTAACCACAAAAATACCTATAAAACCAAAATCTTCACCCATGCCGGAGAGTATAAAATCATTGTAAGCATCCGGTAAAAAGAGATTTTTATAACTCCCGCCTCCTTGCGCCCATTTGCCAAATAACCCGCCTGAACCTATAGTAATCAGCGATTGCTGCACTTGAAATATAACGGTGTGATTGAAAAATTGCATCAACCGATGAACCCTTGAGGGGTGAATCAAAATAACAAAAATAGTGCCTGTAATCATAGGGGAAATGCCCAAAATTATATGAAAAATCCTCGCTCCAGCAACATACATAACGGTAAGCACGGTTACCACAATAAGCATAGCAGAACCTATATCCGGCTCTACTATAACTAAAAGAGAAAACAAGCAAATAACAAGATATAAAGGCAAGAACCCTGTTCTGAAATTGATTATTTTATTTCCTTTCTTAGCTAAGAAATGAGCAGCATATAAAACAATAGAAAATCGAGCAAGTTCTGAAGGTTGAAACGAAAAACCGCCTATTTTTAACCATCTACATGCCCCTCTTATACTATCGCCAAACCCAAAATAAAGCAAAAGAAGAGAAAAAAAGGAAAGAAGAAGAAAAAAATAAGAACCC
Above is a genomic segment from Deltaproteobacteria bacterium containing:
- a CDS encoding cell division protein FtsW yields the protein MKILKKEERILKENLLDSKRNTRVFNKSFDVQLLIISVTVLTLAGILEVWSSSFVYSISHKHTPYFFIERQVAFVVLGAILAYLFYRMDYGILRKGSYFFLLLSFFSLLLLYFGFGDSIRGACRWLKIGGFSFQPSELARFSIVLYAAHFLAKKGNKIINFRTGFLPLYLVICLFSLLVIVEPDIGSAMLIVVTVLTVMYVAGARIFHIILGISPMITGTIFVILIHPSRVHRLMQFFNHTVIFQVQQSLITIGSGGLFGKWAQGGGSYKNLFLPDAYNDFILSGMGEDFGFIGIFVVTAAIFCLIFSIFHIALRVKDDFARYVCLGIGISIAYQSIINMGTAVGLLPSKGITLPFVSYGGTSLVTNFVIMGILLSIVSRNA